From Microbacterium sp. 10M-3C3:
GAGATGTGCGCGAGCCAGGCCATGTCGGCGTCGACCGACTTCGCGTCGGCCTTCCCGCCGTTCATCCGCTCCTTGTACTTCCAGTGCGCCGCGACGCCGTACTCGGCCTGCTGGTGCATCTCGTTGGTGCGGATCTGGATCTCGACGGTGCGGCCGCCGGGGCCGATGACGGTCGTGTGCAGCGACTGGTACAGGTTGAACTTCGGCGTCGCGATGTAGTCCTTGAACCGGCCGGGTAGCGGCGTCCAGCGCGCGTGGATCGCGCCCAGCACGGCGTAGCAGTCGCGTACGGTGCCGACGAGCACGCGGATGCCGATGAGGTCGTAGATGTCGTCGAACTCGCGACCGCGCACCACCATCTTCTGGTACACGGAGTACAGCTGCTTCGGCCGGCCCATCACGCGCCCGCGGATGCGCAGCTCGCGCAGGTCGGCGTCGACGGCCGCGATGACGTTCTGCACGTACTGCTCGCGCTGCGGGGTGCGCTGCTTCACGAGACTGTCGATCTCGGCGTAGAGCTTCGGATGAAGCACCGCGAATGACAGGTCCTCGAGCTCGGACTTGATGGCCTGGATGCCGAGGCGATGCGCGAGCGGCGCGTAGATCTCGAGCGTCTCGGTGGCCTTCTTCGCGGCCTTCTCGGGCGGCACGAACCCCCACGTGCGGGCGTTGTGGAGGCGATCGGCCAGCTTGATGACCAGCACGCGGATGTCGCGCGACATGGCCACGATCATCTTGCGGACCGTCTCGGCCTGTGCGCTGTCGCCGAACTTGACCTTGTCGAGCTTCGTGACGCCGTCCACGAGCATCGCGACCTCATCGCCGAAGTCGGCGGCGAGCTCGTCGAGCGGGTAGCCGGTGTCCTCGACGGTGTCGTGCAGCAGGGCCGCCGCGATCGCCTTCGGGCCGAGGCCGAGATCGGCGAGGATCTGGGACACGGCCAGCGGGTGCGTGATGTAGGGCTCGCCGCTCTGGCGCTTCTGCCCCTCGTGGCGCGCCTCGGCGACGGTGTACGCGCGCTCGACGATGCCGAGGTCGCCCTTGGGGTGGTGCGTGCGGACCGTGCGCAGGAGCTGGTCGACGCCGTCGCGCTTCGCCGAGCGCGAGAAGATGCGGGGCACGAGCCGACGGAGGGTTGACGTCTGCGCGACCGGGGGCGCGGTCTCGGTCATCCCGTCACCTCCCCCGCTCGCTACGTGTCGACAAGTCTACGTCCGCGGCGGAAGGCTCAGGCGGCCACGACGGCGCGCTGGCGCGCCTTGAGCACACGCGCGTCGCGCTCCTTGACCCCCGGCTCCCCCTGCCGCAGCAGCGCGTACAGCGGCACCGCGACGAACAGGGTCGAATACGCCGCGACGATCGTGCCGACGAAGATCGACAGCGAGATGTCGCTGAGGGTGCGCGCGTTCAGCAGCAGGGCGCCGATGAACAGGATCGCGCCGACCGGGAGCACGGCCACGACCGTCGTATTGATGGAGCGGATGAGCGTCTGGTTCGCGGCCAGGTTCACCGACTCGCCGAACGTGCGACCCGAGATCTCGCCGTCCTCCCGCGTGTTCTCCCGCACCTTGTCGAAGACGACCGTCGTGTCGTACAGCGAGTACGACAGGATCGTGAGGAATCCGATGACCGCGGCGGGCGAGATCTCGAAACCGGCGAGGGCGTAGACGCCGACCGTGATGATGAGCACGTCGACGAGACCGATGATGGCGGCGACCGACATCTTCCACGTGCGGAAGTACAGCGCCAGGATCAGGAAGGTCAGCGCGAGGAAGATCGCCAAGCCCCACAGCGACTGCCGCGTGACGTCGGCGCCCCACGTCGGACCGATGAACGAACTCGTGACCTCGGCCGTGGGCACCTGATACGCGTCGGCGAGGGCCGCGACGATCTGCTGGCTCTCATCCGGCGACACCTGGTCGGTCTGCACGCGCACGGCGCTGTCTCCGACGGTCGTGACCCGGGCGGTGGCGCTCGGCACGACCGACTGCACGGCGCCGGAGGCGAGGCTCTGGTCGGGGCTGCTCAATCCCGACACGGTGAACTGCGACCCGCCGGTGAACTCGATCGACAGCTGGATCGGGCGGAACAGAGGCACGAGCGCCGAGCCGATCACGAGGATCGCCGCGATGATGAACCACAGCCGGCGGCGCCCCACGAAGGGGAAGGACGTCTTGCCGGTGTAGAGGTTGTTGCCGAGCTGCTGCATCGTGGCCATCAGTCCTCGTCCTCCTTGACCGCGGTGAGCGTGTCGCCGCCGCCCTTCTGCGCCGCGAGCTCCGCCTGCTTGCGCTCGGCGATCGTCTGCCGGCGTGCCGCCTCCCCGCGTGAGCGCGCGGCACGGCCGGAGGCGCGCTCGGCCGGTGAGCGGAACTGCGCACGGCCACGGTAGACGGCACCGAGCGCCTCCGGATCCATGCCCGACAGCGGATGCCCCGAGCCGAAGAAGCGCGTGCGGGCGAGCAGCTGCATCACCGGGTGTGTGAACAGGATGAAGATCAGGATGTCGATCGCGGTGGTGAGGCCGAGCGTGAACGCGAAGCCCTTCACCGTCGCATCCGCGAGGATGTACAGCACGACCGCGGCGAGGATGTTGATCGACTTCGAGATGTAGATCGTGCGCTTGGCCCGTGACCAGCCGTCTTCGACGGCGCCCGTGATCGTCTTGCCGTCGCGCAGCTCGTCGCGGATGCGCTCGAAGTAGACGATGAACGAGTCGGCGGTGAAGCCGATCGTGACGATCAGGCCCGCGACGCCGGCGAGGGACAGCCGGAAGCCCATGCGCCACGCCAGGATGCAGAGGATCACGTACGTCAGGACGGCCATGACGGCGAGCGACGCGATGATCACGAAGCCGAGCAGGCGGTACTGGAACAGCGCGTAGATCGCGACGAGCGCGAGACCGATGAGGCCCGCGATCAGGCCGATCTGCAGCTGCTGCGAGCCGAGGGTCGCCGACACGGTGTCGGAGCTGACGACCGTGAAGCTCAGCGGAAGGGCGCCGTACTTGAGCTGGTCGGCGAGGGCCTTGGACGACTCCTGCGTGAAGGAGCCGCTGATCGACGGGTTGCCGTCGAGGATCACGCCGTTCATGCGCGGCGCCGAGAGAACAGAGCCGTCCAGGACGAAGGCGAACTGGTTCAGCGGCGGCTGCGCGCCGTACAGGCGCTGACTGATCTGGCCGAAGGTCTCGGTGCCCTGCGCGTCGAACTTGAGGTTGACGACCCAGCCGCCGTTCTGCTGGTCCAGGCCGTTCGTGGCGTCGGTGATCGACGTGCCGTCCAGCTCGACCGGCCCGAGGATGTACTTCTCGCTGCCGGTGCTGTCGCAGGTGATGAGCGGCTGGTCGGCGGGTGCGTTCGCGGGGTCGTTCTGCGGATCGGCGCAGTCGTAGGCGAGGAACTGCGCCTGCAGCGCGGGCGTGATCCACGCGGGGTCGCTGCCGTTGGTCGGCGACGCGGTGGGCGTCGAGGGCAGCGAGGGGTCGGGCGTCGGGTAGGGCGTCGAGTTGCCGTCCTCACCCACGAACGTGTTCGCGGGCTGACCGGTGTAGAGCACCGCACGCAGCTGGAGCTGGGCGGTCGACTCGATGCGCTGGCGCGTCTCCTCGTCGGCTTCGCCGGGGATCTGCACGACGACGTTCTGGCCGCCCTCGCTCGCGACGTCGGCCTCGCCGACACCGCTGGCGTCGACGCGCTGGCGGATGATCGTCACCGCCTGGTCGAGCTGCTCCTGCGAGGGCGCGGCGCCGTCCTCGGTCTGCGCCGCGAGGATGATCTGGGTGCCGCCCTGGAGGTCGAGCGCGAGCTCGGGGGTCCACGAGCTCTTCTGGAAGACGTACACGCCGAGCGCGTTGATCCCGAACAGCACGGCCGTGATGGCCAGCAGCCCGATCAGTGCGCGCCAGGCGTGCCGGACGGGGGTGGAAGTCGCCACGGAGTCGTCGGCTTTCTGTCGCGTGAGCCGCAGGTCAGGCCTGCGGCTTGTCCTTCGGCTCGCCCTCGGCCTCGGCGGCCGTGCCGCGAGCGGTCTTCTGGTCGTCGCTGATGGAGGTGATGTCGCCGTCGGCGACACCGGCGATGTACTCGGCCTCGCTCTCCTCGGCCTCGATGAACTCGTCCTCGGTCACGACACCCGTGGTCGGGTTCACGACGCGCAGGATCGCCTGGCTGTGCACCTTGATCTCCACGCCCGGGGCGATCGAGACGACGGCCGGCTTGTCGAGGTCGGTGCCGTCGTACTCGACGATCGTGCCGTACAGGCCGCCCTGCAGCAGCACCTCGGCGCCGGGGACGGTCTGACGCGACTTCTCCTCCTGCTCCGCCTTCTGCTTCTGCATCCGGCGGCGCGAGCTCCAGAACATGAAGACGAGCAGCAGGACGAGCAGGATGATGAGCCCGTAATTGGCGAAGAAGTCCGCGATGTTCATGTCGGGCACCTTTCGGGTCAGGCGCGCCGCAGCGGCACTGCCATCGGAGGAGGAGAGGGGCGGCGAAAGCCTTCAGCGATTATAGGTCATCGAATCTCAGCGCCCCATCGGCGCTGGGGACGCCCAGGTGTGCGCCGGCCGCGGGCGTCGCGACGCGCCCGCGCGGTGTGCGCCCCATGAAGCCGATCCGCACGAGGTAGGGCTCGACGACGGATTCGATCGTCTCGGGCTCCTCGCCCACGGCGACCGCGAGCGTCGACAGCCCGACGGGCCCGCCGCGGAAACGGCGCACCAGGGCGTCGAGCACGGCGCGATCGAGGCGGTCCAGGCCGATGGCGTCGACGTCGTACAGCTCCAGCGCCGCGTCCACGGCCGGCACGTCGGGGCGCGCGCCGTGGACCACGATGTAGTCGCGCACGCGGCGCAGCAGCCGGTTGGCGATACGCGGCGTGCCACGGGAGCGCCGTGCGATCTCTGCGCGCGCCGCGGGAGGCAGCGGCACGCCGAGCATCGCGGCCGAGCGCTCGACCACGCGCTCGAGCTCCTCGGGGTCGTAGTACTCCAGGTGCGCGGTGAAGCCGAAGCGGTCGCGGAGCGGGTTGGGCAGCAGCCCCGCGCGCGTGGTCGCGCCGACGAGGGTGAAGGGCGCGAGGTCGAGTGGGATGCTCGTGGCCCCGGCGCCCTTGCCGACCATGATGTCGATGCGGAAGTCCTCCATCGCGAGGTACAGCATCTCCTCGGCCGAGCGCGCCATCCGGTGCACCTCGTCGATGAAGAGCACCTCCCCCGGCGTGAGGCTCGACAGCAGGGCGGCCAGATCGCCCGCGTGCTGGATGGCCGGTCCGCTCGACAGTCGCAGCGGGCGCTCGCTCTCGTGGGCGACGATCATCGCGAGCGTCGTCTTGCCCAGGCCCGGAGGGCCCGACAGGAGGATGTGGTCGGCCGGGCGCTGCTGGATGCGGGCGGCGTCCAGGAGAAGCTGCAGCTGACCGCGCACCTTCTGCTGCCCCACGAACTCCGCGAGGGAGGATGGACGCAGCGCACCCTCGAGTGCGAGCTCGGTCTCGTCGACAGGCTCCTCGACGTCGCGCAGGTCACCCATGCACCGACTCCTTGCGGGCCGGCCCGAGCATCGCGAGCGTGAGGCGCAGCAGCGCCTGCACCGACGCCCGGTCGGCGTCGGACGCGGTCTCCGCGACACCCGCGACCGCCTCGGCGGCGACGCGCTCGGACCAGCCGAGCCCGACGAGCGCCTGCGTCACCTGCGCGGGCACGGCACCCGCCGGCGCCGTGCCCGCCGGCGCGGGCGCCGCCGCGGGCGGCGCGAGCTTGCCCGCCAGCTGCACGACGATGAGCTTCGCGGTCTTGGGGCCGATCCCGGACACGCGGCGAAAGGGTGCGTCGTCGTCGGAGGTGACCGCCTCGGCGATCTGCGGCACGGTGAGGGACGCGAGCACGCCGAGCGCCGACTTCGGGCCGACACCCGTGACGCCCAACAGCTGCCCGAACACGACGAGCTCTTCGCGCGTCTCGAAGCCGTAGAGCGACAGCGCGTCCTCGCGCACGATGAGCGTCGTGTGCAGGTGGAGGTCCTGTCCCACGTGCGTCGCGTGCGCGAGCTGCGGAACGACCGCGACGGACAGGCCCACGCCCCCCACGACGACCACGAGCGAGTCGTCGTCGACGTGCGCGACGGTGCCGGCGAGCGAGGAGATCATGCCGCGAGCCTACGCGCCGGTTCGGACCTTTGTTCGACCGACACGCGTCGAGCGCTGCTCGGCCTCGCGCCACGCGCGCAGCGCGGGTGTCAGACCCTCGCCGGACGGGCCGGATGGCGCTGGAGCGCTCCGCCACGCGTGGCACAGCGCGAGTGCGAGCGCGTCCGCCGCATCCGCCGGCTGGGGCAGCTCGTCCAGCCGGAGCACGCGCGCGACCATCGTCTGCACCTGCCGCTTGTCGGCCGCGCCGTAGCCCGTGACGGCGGCCTTCACCTCGCTCGGGGTGTGGGTGGCCGCCGGCAGTCCGTGCTCGGCGGCGAGGAGCAGAGCGATGCCGCTCGCCTGCGCCGTGCCCATGACGGTGTGGCGGTTGTCCTGCGCGAACACGCGCTCGACGGCCACCACGTGCGGGGCATGCTCGGTCAGGACGGCCCGGATGCCCGCGGCGATCAGCGCGAGGCGCCGTTCGATGGGGAGCTCGGGCGCGGAGCGGACGACCCCGACGTGCACGAGCCGCGCACTGCGGTCGGGCGCGACGTCCACGACGCCCACACCGCAGCGCGTGAGTCCCGGGTCGATCCCCAGGACGCGCAGGTGCGGGCGTGCGGTCACTCCCCCACGCTACGTCGGGCACGCCGCGGCGCCCGTCAGGCGCGCGGGGTCACTCGTCCTGTTCGAGCTCGGCCTGCACCTCGGGCGTCAGGTCGAAGTTGCTGAAGACGTTCTGCACGTCGTCGCTGTCCTCGAGGGCGTCGATGAGGCGGAAGACCTTGCGCGCGGTGTCGGCGTCGATCTCGACCTTCAGCGACGGGACGAACTCGACGTCGGCCGACTCGTAGTCGATGCCGGCGTCCTGCAGGGCCGTCCGCACCGTCACGAGGTCGGAGGGCTCCGTGATGACCTCGAACCCCTGCGCGTGCGGCTCGACCTCCTCGGCGCCGGCCTCGAGCACCGCGAGCATGACGTCGTCCTCGGAGGTCCCCTCGCCCGAGACGACGATGACGCCCTTGCGGTGGAAGTTGTACGCGACGCTCCCGGGATCGGCGAGCGTGCCGCCGTTGCGGGAGAGGGCCGTGCGCACCTCGGCCGCCGCGCGGTTCTTGTTGTCGGTCAGACACTCGATCATCAGCGCGACGCCGTTGGGGCCGTAGCCTTCGTAGAGGATCGTCTGGTAGTCGACAGCCTCGCCGCCGACGCCCGCGCCACGCTTGATGGCGCGGTCGATGTTGTCGTTGGGGACGGAGGTCTTCTTCGCCTTCTGCACGGCGTCGTACAGGGTCGGGTTGCCTGCGAGGTCGGCACCGCCGATCTTCGCGGCGACCTCGATGTTCTTGATGAGCTTGGCGAACGACTTGGCACGACGCGCGTCGATGACGGCCTTCTTGTGCTTGGTCGTCGCCCACTTGGAGTGGCCGGACATGCCCTCGATTCTACGGGGCCGCTCCGACGGCCGATCCCGTGCCCTTGTCTCCGCGCGCGACGCGGAGGACACTGGCGGCCATGGAAGAGCGCGAGCGCGCGCTGCGCGCGGCCTTCGAGGTTGCATCCGGCTTCCTTGCGGGGCTTCCCGACCGGCCCGTGTGGCCCCGCGCGTCGTTCGACGACATGCTCGGGCGGATCGGCGACGTCCTGAGCGAGCATTCGACCGACGCCGAGGCGGTCGTCCGCGGTCTCGCGGCGGCCGCCGATCCGGGCCTCGTCGCGATCCCCGGTCCTCGCTTCTTCGGCTTCGTCATCGGCGGCACACTCCCGGCGGCGCTCGCAGCGGACTGGCTGGTGTCGGCGTGGGATCAGAACTCCGGCTCCAGCACCATGACCACCGCGACCGTGGCCCTCGAGCACGTCGCCGGGCGTTGGATCCTCGATCTCCTGGGACTGCCGACCGCCGCGTCCGTGGGGTTCGTCACCGGCGCGCAGGTGTCGAACCTCGTCTGCCTGGCCACCGCGCGCGCGGCGGTGCTGCGCCGTCGGGGCGTCGACCTCGCCCGGGTCGGCGCCGCCGCGGCTCCACGGGTGCGGCTCGTCGTCGGGGAGCACCGACACGGATCGATCGACCGTGCCGCGCGCGTGCTCGGGTTCGGCACCGACGACCTCGTGGTCGCCCCCGCCGACGGCGAGGGGCGGATGACCGCGGACGGGCTGGATGCGGCGCTCGAGACGTGCGGCGACGAGCCGGCCGTCGTCGTGCTCCAGGCGGGCGAGGTCCACACGGGCGCGTTCGATCCCTTCGCCGAGCTCATTCCGCGGGCGGGGCGCACCGACGCGTGGGTCCACGTCGACGGCGCGTTCGGCGCGTGGGCGGCGGCGAGTCCGCGCCTGCGCGCCCTGACGGCGGGCATGGACGGCGCCGACTCGTGGACGACCGACGCGCACAAGACGCTCAACGTGCCCTACGACTGCGGCATGGCGATCGTGCGCGACCCAGCCGACTCCATCGCGGTGCTCCGCGCCGGCGGCGACTACCTCATGTACGCGAGCCTCGATCCGTGGGATCTCACGCCGGAGCTCTCGCGCCGCGCCCGCGGCGTGCCGGTGTGGGCGGCGCTGCGGTCGCTCGGGCGCCGGGGCGTCGCCGAGCTCGTCGAGCGGATGCACGCGAACGCCCGCGCGCTCGAGGACGGCCTGCGCGCTCTCCCGGGCGTGCGCATCGAGAACGACGTCGTCTACACGCAGGTCATGTTGAGCCTGGAGGACGGCGACGCCGCGACTCGCGCTCTCGGCGAGGCGATCCTGCGCGACGGGACGGCCGCGGTCACCGGCGCCGAGTGGCGCGGACGCGCAGTGCTGCGCTGCAGCATGTCATCGTGGGCGACCGAGCCCGCCGACATCGACCGCACGGTCGCCGCGATCGGGCGCCTCGCCGCCGTCATCCGAGGATCTTGAGGACCGTCCGCAGGTTGCGGTTGGTCGTGCGCTCCTTGTAGGTGCGGCGCCCGATGATCTTCGCGAACGGTGTGTCCGTCGTCGAGCCCTTCGGCGGATTCCAGTAGACGACGCCCGGTCCGGATGCGACGGGGTCGCGGTCGCCGTCGAGGTCGGCCGCGGCCGCCACGAGCTCGTCGCGGGTGTCGGCGTCGACGCAGAACAGCAGCCACGGCTGGCGCGTGTCGTCGGCCGCATCGAACGGGAACCGGTCGGCGGCGTGCGCGAGCTCGGATCTCGTGAAGAGCAGCACCCACGCGTCGTAGTCGAACTCGGCGCGCAGGGCGCCCTCGATGCGCTTCTTCAGCGTGTCGCGCCGAGCCGCCGGCGTCGGCGACGCGAAGGTCGCGTTGCCGCTCGCGAGCACCGTCCGCACGCCGTCGAGCCCGAGGTCTTCCAAGACCCGCCGGAGGTCGGCGCTGCGCACGGTGATGCTGCCCACGTTCACTCCGCGCAGCAGCGCCACCCACTCGGTCACGCGGTCAGGCTAGACCCGGCCGGCGACGCGCTCCCGCACGCGGTCGAGGAATCGCTCGTGGAAGCGCGTCTCCCCGGTCACCTCCGGGTGGAACGCGGTGCCGAGCAGGCCGCCCTGTTCGACTGCGACGACGCGACCGTCGGGCAGTGCGGCCAGGGAGCGGGCACGGGCGCCGACGTGCGTCACGATCGGCGCACGGATGAACGCGGCGTGGGTCGGGCTCTCGAAGCCGTCCACGTCGAGGTCGGCCTCGAAAGACTCGACCTGGCCGCCGAACGCGTTCCGCGCCACGACGACGTCGAGGCCGCCGAGAGTCTCCTGGCCGTCGATGCCGCCCTCGATGCGGTCGGCGAGGAAGATCAGCCCCGCACACGTGCCGTAGACCGGCAGACCCCCGGCGATCGCGTCCCGCAGCGGCTGCTGCATCCCGAACGCGCGGGCGAGCTTGTCCATGACGCTCGACTCGCCGCCGGGGAGCACGAGCCCGTCGACGGCGGCGAGCTCGGGGGGACGACGCACGAGCGCCACGTCCGCGCCGAGCGCCGTGAGCACCCGCGCGTGCTCCCGGACATCGCCCTGGAGCGCAAGCACGCCCACGCGCGGGCGCACGGCTGTCACCAGCCGCGCTCGGCGAGCCGGTGCGGCGCGGCGAGGTCGGACACGTTGATGCCGACCATCGCCTCTCCGAGCCCCCGCGAGACCTCGGCGATGACGGCCGGATCGTCGTGGAAGGTGGTCGCCTTGACGATCGCGGCAGCCCGCGAGGCCGGGTCGCCCGACTTGAAGATGCCCGAGCCGACGAAGACGCCGTCGGCGCCCAGCTGCATCATCATCGCGGCGTCGGCGGGCGTCGCGACGCCGCCCGCGGTGAAGAGCACCACGGGCAGGGCGCCTGTCTCGGCCACCTCCGCGACGAGGTCGTAGGGCGCCTGCAACTCCTTCGCGGCGACGTACAGCTCGTCCTTCGTTAGCGAGCGCAGCCGGTTGATCTCGGCCGTGATGGTGCGGATGTGCCGGGTCGCCTCCGACACGTCGCCGGTGCCGGCCTCGCCCTTCGAGCGGATCATGGCGGCGCCCTCGGTGATGCGGCGGAGCGCCTCGCCGAGGTTCGTGGCACCGCAGACGAACGGCACCGTGAAGTTCCACTTGTCGATGTGGTTGATGTAGTCGGCCGGCGAGAGCACCTCGGACTCGTCGATGTAGTCGACGCCCAGCTGCTGGAGGACCTGCGCCTCGACGAAGTGGCCGATGCGCGCCTTGGCCATGACGGGGATCGACACGGCCGCGATGATCTCGTCGATGAGGTCGGGGTCGCTCATGCGCGCGACACCGCCCTGCGCACGGATGTCCGCCGGCACGCGCTCGAGGGCCATGACGGCGACCGCGCCGGCGTCTTCCGCGATGCGCGCCTGCTCGGCGGTGACGACGTCCATGATGACGCCGCCCTTGAGCATCTCCGCGAGTCCGCGCTTCACGCGCGCCGTACCGGTGGTGGCCATGTCGTCCCTCTCTCGGGTGGTGGATGCGGCGGGCCCAGCGCCCGCGATTGACCTATGCCAGAACGTAGCATGGCCTGCCGCATAGGATCGACGTGATGGAGCACACCACGTCATCCCGCGACACGGGGATCACCGGGAGCTCGGCGGCGGAGATCGCCGAGAGCATCCGGGCTCTGCGCGACCGCGGCGACCTGCGGGCGGGCGACGCCCTGCCACCCGTGCGACTGCTCGCCGCCGAGCTCGGCGTGAACCGCAACACCGCCGTCGCCGCCTACCGCCACCTGGTCGCCGCGGGAATCGCCGTGACCCTCGGCCGCGGAGGCACGCGCATCGCCGACCGGGCCGCCGTGCCGCAGGAGGGCTTCGCGCCCGACACGGTCCTCCGCGACGTCGGCACGGGCAATCCCGACCCCGCCTTCATCCCCGCCCTCTCCCCCGTCCTCGGCCGCATCGCCGACCGGCCCGTGCTGTACGGCGAGCCCACCCTCGATCCCGACCTCGCGGAGTGGAGCCGGGACTGGTTCGCCCCCGACCTGGATCCGACCGACCTGCGCCTGACGGTGACCAACGGCGCCGTCGACGCCCTCGAGCGGCTCCTCGGGCAGGCCATGACGCGCGAAGACGCCGTCGCGATGGAGGATCCGTGCTTCCTCTCGGCGAT
This genomic window contains:
- the pdxT gene encoding pyridoxal 5'-phosphate synthase glutaminase subunit PdxT, with translation MVTAVRPRVGVLALQGDVREHARVLTALGADVALVRRPPELAAVDGLVLPGGESSVMDKLARAFGMQQPLRDAIAGGLPVYGTCAGLIFLADRIEGGIDGQETLGGLDVVVARNAFGGQVESFEADLDVDGFESPTHAAFIRAPIVTHVGARARSLAALPDGRVVAVEQGGLLGTAFHPEVTGETRFHERFLDRVRERVAGRV
- the pdxS gene encoding pyridoxal 5'-phosphate synthase lyase subunit PdxS codes for the protein MATTGTARVKRGLAEMLKGGVIMDVVTAEQARIAEDAGAVAVMALERVPADIRAQGGVARMSDPDLIDEIIAAVSIPVMAKARIGHFVEAQVLQQLGVDYIDESEVLSPADYINHIDKWNFTVPFVCGATNLGEALRRITEGAAMIRSKGEAGTGDVSEATRHIRTITAEINRLRSLTKDELYVAAKELQAPYDLVAEVAETGALPVVLFTAGGVATPADAAMMMQLGADGVFVGSGIFKSGDPASRAAAIVKATTFHDDPAVIAEVSRGLGEAMVGINVSDLAAPHRLAERGW